One Rubritalea squalenifaciens DSM 18772 genomic region harbors:
- a CDS encoding DNA polymerase Y family protein has product MSTFSEVSALFLDFDSFFASVEQHMHPELRGRPIGIAPVLTDTSCCIAASYEAKAFGVKTGTGVREAKSLCPEILIVEAKPPEYIKYHHQLVAAVESCIHVEATLSIDELWCLLPENLRQREQIDELAYRIKRAIAREVSPCITCTIGVAQNRWLAKMASKMRKPDGYLLLLPEDLPEALYGLKLSDVHGVGSSMELRLHARGIHTVKQLCEASRSKLHSVWGSIEGERLWMNLHGAVLPEREVERRSIGHSHVLSPEKREQDKALPVLHKLTQKAAVRLRSHGMLAGSLHIQIRYVHGPSWAAECRFEHSADSILFARTVKRLWRQRPDKSTKILKLSMTLAHLLEEANHTPSLFEADMRPRMELSRTMDRIQAKLGRKAIHLGCDHDALADAPMRISFTHIPDLGLEGSADLHEDEA; this is encoded by the coding sequence ATGAGTACTTTTAGTGAGGTTTCAGCCTTGTTTCTGGATTTCGATTCCTTCTTTGCCTCTGTGGAGCAGCACATGCATCCGGAGCTGCGGGGGAGGCCGATCGGGATTGCTCCGGTGTTGACGGATACGTCGTGCTGTATCGCGGCCAGCTATGAGGCAAAGGCTTTCGGGGTGAAGACCGGGACTGGTGTGCGGGAGGCGAAAAGCCTGTGCCCGGAGATCCTGATCGTGGAGGCGAAGCCGCCGGAATACATCAAGTACCACCATCAGCTGGTGGCGGCCGTGGAGTCCTGCATCCATGTGGAGGCTACTTTGTCGATTGATGAACTCTGGTGCCTGCTGCCTGAGAATCTAAGGCAGCGGGAGCAGATAGACGAGCTGGCCTATCGTATCAAGCGGGCGATCGCTAGAGAGGTGTCTCCCTGCATTACCTGCACGATCGGAGTAGCGCAGAACCGCTGGCTGGCGAAGATGGCTTCCAAGATGAGAAAGCCGGATGGCTACCTGCTCCTGCTTCCGGAAGACCTGCCTGAGGCACTCTATGGCCTGAAGCTCTCAGACGTGCATGGGGTTGGCTCCTCGATGGAGCTGCGTCTGCATGCCCGGGGAATCCATACGGTAAAGCAGCTCTGTGAAGCCTCGCGCAGCAAGCTGCATTCGGTATGGGGCTCGATCGAGGGTGAACGGCTGTGGATGAACCTGCATGGGGCGGTGCTTCCCGAGCGTGAGGTGGAGCGGCGCAGCATCGGCCATTCTCATGTCCTGTCTCCGGAAAAACGCGAGCAGGACAAGGCGCTGCCCGTGCTGCACAAGCTTACGCAGAAGGCGGCGGTGCGGCTGCGCTCTCATGGCATGTTAGCCGGATCTCTGCACATTCAGATCCGCTATGTACACGGACCTAGCTGGGCGGCGGAGTGCCGTTTCGAGCATAGCGCGGATTCTATCTTGTTTGCGCGGACGGTGAAAAGACTCTGGCGGCAACGCCCGGACAAGAGCACCAAAATCCTCAAACTCTCGATGACGCTGGCGCATTTGTTAGAAGAGGCGAACCACACGCCATCGTTGTTTGAGGCGGACATGCGGCCCCGCATGGAGCTTTCCCGGACAATGGACCGGATCCAGGCGAAGCTGGGCAGGAAGGCGATCCATCTGGGTTGTGACCATGATGCGCTGGCTGATGCGCCGATGCGGATTTCCTTCACCCACATTCCAGACTTAGGTCTGGAGGGCTCTGCGGATCTCCATGAGGACGAAGCCTAG
- a CDS encoding lamin tail domain-containing protein, which translates to MKPLTSFSGLLGLMIFSVTSTSWADPVISEFLASNDSELADEDGEFSDWIEIYNPDSTAINLGGWHLTDNATNLDKWTFPSTVLPAGGYLIVFASDKDRAVSGSELHTGFKLSSGGEYLALVKPDGTTKTSEFNPFPAQSEDVSYGLNTASMLVDSNATLRYTLTTPAPTWTNHDFDDSSWLGARSSDVGVVITECDTGSPDAVEIQNVSDSSVNTSGWYLVFGAGTSGNINDAEEFLAFLPSSIGAGGIQVYTENTGSLGNIAWDNAGARGWTMLCNNAGEVMDFVVWGYTEAELRTFNLNTVISSQSVQVTYTDIPWSGTPRASGNSTSNKIIRTGSRDSDTDNEWTFSSSATLGSQNSNISIPFTSFGQTRAQAGIGYEVGSGYENVLLTNLDTDTTQLWARFDFNVSDPSDISALTLKLRYDDGFQAFINGVSVANANDTNTSAGESGSYVDFDLSSYIGHLRTGNNVLAIRLINQSATSSDMLLLPELHAAVVSGSGNYTYLSEPSPGAINQGGAVNPGPIISEVTENPPPLTDSQNLTVTAHVQARDAAVNTVTLKYRVDYGSEVSLTMVDNGTNGDSIAGDGIYAAIIPASASGPGDMLRWTVIADDIGGEESRMPMQVDNTGNSQSPEYYGTVIAVQQSGAIPVMYWFTQNESASRTRTGARASVYYSNKFYDNIYVRQRGGATNNSSQKFDFNKGFPLYINADMPSVGEVNMNANGSDSSYVRQTLGFNFFQEAGNAGCETFPVELKLNGSFDRISILIEQVDEDYLKRNGYDDEGGELYKFVQRSNLNPGLNDATTGVERKTGDKNDLSSVVSFTNDLKQTSSTARIYSFYDNMDVQQFTNYMAVRSILQMSDDVRKNFYMYKDAAGDGRWRMLPWDLDWSLGIVGSHGATRVEHPFFGTQDFPTADGANQWNRLYDVAFEDIEMQRMYLRRIRTLMDTHVKTSSTGSWFENRVDEIYYSMAGLSGPSSSGYSSLRNTEIPERRSDLHNQFTVTISGMSVVIPGSQPTNPNVVIDAVDYNPAGGDQDQEYIRLTNSESTEIDISGWSISSGVEFTFPAGTVIPRNGTLYVSPKLDKFVTRSSSPRGNEKRLVTGPYAGHLSSFGEDLILKNERSETVQTYNYSGSPSDAQRYLVVSEFLYNSPANPNAEFIEITNISTTETVSLTGVHFSDGIEFSFTGSSVTSLAPGKSVLVVKDRTAFEAAYGTGVSSLIAGEFTDGTSLNNGGEKVKLDDSTNSTIQSFTYMNTSPWPLASGSSLLLQNPSTRPDHNIPTNWAAENIIGGTPAGASYLFDAWLAARGETDPLAVVGGWSEMASYALGRDIRGSGFTHIPKLETLNIDGNPAQYLTLETNIRNLGNTYVIPQVSNDLGFWEDAILGVDIELMSDSDNGDGTNTRKWRLSSPASPAKKQQFMRLRVLTP; encoded by the coding sequence ATGAAGCCCCTCACCTCATTCTCAGGCCTGCTTGGCCTCATGATCTTCTCGGTGACGTCCACATCCTGGGCGGATCCTGTCATCTCCGAATTCCTAGCATCGAATGATAGCGAGCTGGCCGACGAAGATGGAGAGTTCTCCGACTGGATAGAAATCTACAACCCCGATAGCACGGCGATCAATCTGGGCGGATGGCACCTAACAGACAATGCCACCAATCTCGACAAATGGACCTTCCCCAGCACGGTGCTCCCAGCTGGCGGCTATCTGATTGTATTTGCCTCGGACAAGGATCGGGCAGTCTCTGGAAGCGAGCTTCATACAGGCTTCAAATTGAGTAGCGGAGGCGAGTACCTCGCTCTGGTTAAGCCAGACGGCACCACAAAGACGTCAGAATTCAATCCCTTTCCCGCTCAGAGCGAAGATGTGAGCTACGGACTGAATACGGCCAGCATGCTCGTGGATTCCAATGCCACTCTACGCTATACTCTCACTACCCCTGCCCCTACATGGACCAATCATGATTTCGATGACAGTAGCTGGCTTGGCGCGCGCAGCAGTGATGTCGGCGTAGTCATCACCGAATGTGATACGGGCAGCCCGGATGCCGTGGAAATTCAGAATGTCTCAGACTCCAGCGTAAACACCTCCGGCTGGTATTTGGTTTTTGGAGCCGGCACGAGTGGCAACATCAATGACGCTGAGGAATTTCTCGCATTCCTGCCAAGCTCTATTGGAGCCGGCGGCATACAAGTCTACACTGAAAACACAGGCAGTTTAGGTAACATCGCCTGGGACAATGCAGGGGCCCGCGGATGGACCATGCTCTGCAACAATGCTGGCGAAGTCATGGACTTCGTAGTCTGGGGCTATACTGAAGCGGAGCTCCGCACCTTCAACCTGAATACCGTCATCTCCAGCCAGTCCGTACAAGTCACCTACACAGACATCCCCTGGTCAGGCACTCCGAGAGCGAGTGGCAATTCAACTTCTAACAAAATCATTCGTACCGGTAGCAGGGATAGCGATACGGATAATGAGTGGACGTTCAGCTCCAGCGCCACTCTCGGTTCACAGAACAGTAACATATCCATTCCTTTCACCAGCTTCGGTCAAACCCGCGCACAGGCTGGCATCGGCTACGAAGTTGGATCTGGTTATGAAAACGTCCTGCTGACTAATCTCGATACGGATACGACCCAGCTGTGGGCACGTTTCGATTTCAACGTAAGCGACCCATCAGACATCAGCGCTCTCACCTTGAAGTTACGCTATGATGACGGCTTCCAAGCATTCATCAATGGAGTGAGTGTGGCGAATGCCAATGACACCAACACCTCGGCGGGAGAGTCTGGTAGCTATGTTGACTTTGACCTGAGTTCCTACATCGGTCATCTACGTACGGGAAACAATGTGTTGGCCATTCGCCTCATCAATCAGTCCGCCACCAGCAGCGACATGCTACTCCTCCCGGAACTGCATGCAGCGGTCGTTTCAGGCTCAGGAAATTACACCTACCTCTCCGAGCCTTCTCCAGGTGCCATCAATCAGGGCGGAGCGGTAAACCCCGGACCGATCATCTCAGAGGTGACTGAAAATCCACCGCCACTCACAGACTCACAAAACCTCACCGTAACAGCCCATGTCCAGGCTCGTGACGCGGCCGTCAACACGGTGACTCTGAAGTACAGGGTAGACTACGGCTCTGAAGTCAGCCTGACCATGGTGGACAATGGCACGAACGGAGACTCTATCGCAGGAGACGGCATCTATGCTGCTATCATTCCTGCTTCAGCCTCTGGACCAGGAGACATGCTGCGCTGGACGGTGATCGCCGATGATATCGGCGGCGAAGAATCGCGCATGCCCATGCAGGTGGATAACACGGGCAACAGCCAGTCTCCTGAATACTATGGCACGGTGATCGCAGTCCAACAATCTGGTGCAATCCCTGTGATGTATTGGTTCACCCAAAACGAATCAGCTTCACGTACTCGAACCGGAGCCCGAGCTTCTGTTTATTACTCCAACAAATTCTACGACAACATCTATGTTAGACAGCGTGGCGGTGCCACGAACAACAGCTCTCAGAAGTTCGACTTCAACAAAGGCTTCCCCCTCTACATCAATGCTGACATGCCCTCGGTGGGTGAGGTCAACATGAATGCCAATGGATCGGATTCTTCCTACGTGAGACAAACCTTGGGATTCAATTTCTTCCAAGAAGCAGGGAACGCGGGCTGCGAAACTTTCCCTGTGGAACTCAAGCTAAACGGTTCCTTTGACCGCATCAGCATACTCATCGAACAAGTCGATGAAGACTACCTCAAGCGCAATGGCTATGATGATGAAGGCGGAGAGCTCTACAAATTCGTCCAGAGAAGCAACCTGAATCCCGGCCTCAATGATGCGACGACTGGTGTAGAGAGAAAAACCGGGGACAAGAATGATCTAAGCTCCGTGGTATCATTCACCAACGACCTCAAACAGACTAGCTCTACGGCCAGGATTTATAGCTTTTACGACAACATGGACGTCCAGCAGTTCACCAATTACATGGCTGTGCGAAGCATTCTCCAGATGTCTGACGATGTGCGTAAGAACTTCTACATGTACAAAGATGCGGCAGGCGATGGCCGCTGGCGCATGCTCCCCTGGGATCTGGATTGGAGCCTTGGCATCGTTGGCAGTCATGGAGCTACCCGAGTAGAACATCCTTTCTTTGGCACACAGGATTTCCCTACAGCAGATGGAGCCAACCAGTGGAACCGGCTCTACGATGTGGCCTTCGAGGATATAGAGATGCAACGCATGTACCTACGTAGGATCAGGACACTGATGGACACCCATGTGAAGACCAGCTCCACAGGAAGCTGGTTTGAGAACCGTGTCGATGAGATCTATTATTCCATGGCAGGTCTCTCAGGCCCATCTAGCAGTGGTTACTCCTCTCTGAGAAACACAGAAATACCTGAACGCAGAAGTGATCTCCACAATCAATTTACGGTCACTATTTCAGGCATGAGTGTGGTCATCCCAGGCTCACAACCCACGAACCCAAACGTCGTCATTGATGCGGTGGACTATAACCCTGCCGGAGGAGATCAAGATCAGGAGTATATCCGACTGACTAACAGTGAGAGCACAGAAATCGACATCAGTGGCTGGAGCATCTCCAGCGGTGTAGAATTCACCTTCCCAGCTGGCACTGTCATCCCCAGGAACGGAACACTCTACGTGTCTCCCAAACTCGATAAGTTTGTCACCCGCTCCTCGTCACCAAGGGGTAACGAGAAACGCCTAGTCACAGGTCCCTATGCAGGCCACTTGTCCAGCTTTGGGGAAGATCTCATCCTTAAAAACGAACGCTCAGAAACGGTGCAAACCTACAACTACAGTGGTAGCCCGTCTGACGCCCAGCGCTACCTAGTCGTCTCCGAGTTCCTCTACAACTCTCCTGCTAACCCAAATGCAGAATTCATCGAGATAACCAATATCTCCACCACAGAAACAGTCAGCCTAACAGGCGTCCATTTCTCCGACGGTATTGAGTTCAGCTTTACAGGATCTTCTGTCACCTCACTAGCACCGGGCAAGAGTGTGCTGGTCGTGAAAGACCGCACAGCGTTTGAAGCCGCCTATGGCACGGGTGTATCCTCGCTCATCGCCGGAGAATTTACAGACGGTACATCCCTAAACAATGGGGGCGAAAAAGTGAAACTAGATGATTCTACTAACAGCACGATTCAAAGCTTCACTTATATGAATACCTCTCCGTGGCCTCTAGCATCAGGTTCTTCCCTACTCCTGCAGAACCCCAGCACACGCCCAGATCACAATATCCCAACAAACTGGGCTGCAGAAAACATCATTGGCGGTACTCCGGCTGGGGCGAGCTACTTGTTTGATGCATGGCTGGCTGCCCGCGGTGAAACTGACCCCCTAGCGGTTGTGGGCGGCTGGAGTGAAATGGCCAGTTACGCCTTGGGCCGAGACATTCGGGGGAGCGGCTTCACTCACATTCCCAAGCTAGAAACTTTAAACATTGATGGAAACCCCGCCCAGTACCTCACCCTAGAGACAAACATTCGCAATCTTGGTAATACCTATGTGATTCCACAAGTCTCAAACGACCTCGGCTTCTGGGAGGATGCCATTCTCGGAGTAGATATCGAACTGATGTCAGATAGCGATAATGGCGACGGCACGAACACCCGTAAATGGCGCTTAAGCTCTCCCGCCTCCCCCGCAAAGAAGCAGCAGTTCATGCGACTCAGAGTCCTCACCCCCTAA
- a CDS encoding DUF4956 domain-containing protein, whose translation MPLAFLDQFFSSSPNNPSVANIIVAVLVSLLLNLALAALYQSTYRGKKYSQDFVHTLVIIGTVVTIIILIVRGEGGGQIAFGMFAAFSIIRFRRNLTQARDLAFVFMSMATGLSMGALPLERLWLVAVVMGIVSAAVYLLAKKDLFAPKRISHSLRVRITNDIHYDEAFNPILNKFADEAELRSVESVQAGMMTELVYGVTLKETTQLADFMEHMQVASGNNRVLLTTIRGNNLEY comes from the coding sequence ATGCCTCTTGCATTCTTAGATCAATTTTTCAGTTCCTCCCCCAATAACCCCTCCGTTGCCAATATTATTGTGGCAGTTTTAGTCAGCCTGTTGCTCAACTTAGCACTCGCTGCACTTTACCAGTCCACCTACAGAGGAAAAAAATATTCCCAAGACTTCGTTCATACTCTGGTGATTATTGGTACGGTGGTCACCATTATCATCCTTATCGTTAGAGGTGAAGGTGGTGGTCAAATAGCCTTCGGCATGTTTGCCGCATTCTCCATTATTCGGTTCAGGAGAAATCTCACCCAGGCACGGGATCTAGCCTTTGTATTCATGTCTATGGCTACAGGACTCAGCATGGGAGCCTTACCTTTGGAAAGGCTATGGCTGGTAGCCGTCGTGATGGGCATCGTCAGTGCAGCAGTCTATCTGCTGGCTAAAAAAGACCTCTTCGCACCGAAAAGGATTAGCCACAGCCTCAGGGTCCGCATCACCAATGACATTCATTATGATGAGGCCTTCAACCCCATCTTAAATAAGTTCGCTGATGAGGCTGAACTACGTAGCGTAGAATCCGTACAAGCAGGCATGATGACCGAGCTCGTCTATGGAGTGACTCTCAAGGAAACCACCCAATTGGCAGATTTCATGGAGCACATGCAGGTGGCTTCCGGAAACAACCGAGTACTCTTAACCACCATTCGCGGTAACAACTTAGAATACTGA
- a CDS encoding polyphosphate polymerase domain-containing protein, with protein MMNRLDRVEFKFLVDRSLRERLVEEIRRNTTCDAITGTTHYPIISQYYDNEYRDCYWEKQRTQKSRRKLRIRVYGSENGELPPTTFIEVKHKHFGRGAKRRLMLSTEDALDLVEGDGGHLLANLDQQPRSTRMILREIRQLVEDRDFKFLCTMRYDREVYVGREDAPDLRITMDSGIACRFGHLPLKADTRDFEHYLLREDQSILEIKTNSVIPIWLRNLIGDHSLVRQSYSKFCTALETFDPAIRELLLEPDSSPFTAPPPDACIPALLTR; from the coding sequence ATGATGAATCGCTTAGACAGAGTAGAATTTAAGTTTCTGGTCGATCGCTCATTGAGAGAACGTCTCGTGGAGGAAATCCGCAGGAACACCACCTGTGATGCCATCACCGGGACGACTCACTATCCGATCATTTCCCAATACTATGACAATGAATACCGCGATTGTTATTGGGAAAAGCAGCGCACTCAAAAAAGCCGACGCAAACTACGCATCCGGGTCTATGGCTCCGAGAATGGCGAGCTGCCTCCCACCACCTTTATCGAGGTAAAGCACAAGCATTTTGGCCGTGGCGCGAAGCGCCGGCTGATGCTCAGCACCGAGGATGCGCTAGACTTGGTCGAAGGAGACGGTGGTCACCTGCTGGCGAACTTGGACCAACAGCCACGATCCACTCGGATGATTCTCAGAGAGATTCGCCAACTCGTGGAAGACCGGGACTTCAAGTTCCTCTGCACCATGCGCTATGACCGTGAAGTCTATGTAGGCCGAGAAGATGCTCCAGATTTACGCATCACAATGGATTCTGGAATCGCCTGCCGCTTTGGCCACCTGCCGCTGAAAGCCGACACTCGAGACTTCGAGCACTATCTGCTTCGTGAAGACCAAAGCATCCTGGAGATTAAAACAAACTCGGTGATCCCGATTTGGCTGAGAAACCTCATCGGTGATCACAGTTTGGTCCGCCAAAGCTACAGCAAATTCTGCACCGCTCTGGAGACCTTCGATCCTGCCATCCGAGAATTGCTGCTTGAGCCCGACAGCTCTCCCTTCACTGCTCCTCCGCCAGATGCCTGTATCCCAGCATTACTCACTCGCTAA
- a CDS encoding porin — translation MYSTTPTMLALSALLCSFSQAGELAPAEENTSACDFLKSIGEVYKNDENPYIQELTFFGRFQWQYGYTEGEAMDGEDFDEQYTEIRRLRAGVEVDFLKYFELKTRLNLEQGGPDNHRLGVDDFDTATLSYKVDDLWGFEDVEVSYGRQKFTLGAESHESSRKIKTVERSNIGNYFYSGKRPTGLLVSAERFGAEFSAGIYSTEDDSDFIGGWNDSEAYYVGIEYGGWQADFLYNEVDVTDGEATEDDIFEFRWASSLAYQFEHGRWEILFNALYGELLDGEEVYGAVIMPSYFLIEDKLEAVMRYQYAGSDGNNLRLTKRYAQEAADTRKGDENHTIYAGLNYYFCGHRAKILTGVEYETLDRDNGQDADAVTFWTAFRMYF, via the coding sequence ATGTACTCAACAACACCCACGATGCTGGCGTTAAGCGCCCTACTGTGCAGTTTCTCCCAAGCTGGAGAACTAGCTCCCGCCGAAGAGAATACCTCAGCCTGTGATTTCTTAAAATCCATAGGTGAGGTGTATAAGAATGATGAAAACCCCTATATTCAGGAGCTTACCTTCTTTGGCAGATTTCAATGGCAGTATGGCTACACCGAGGGGGAAGCCATGGATGGCGAGGACTTTGACGAGCAGTATACAGAAATCCGCCGCCTGCGTGCCGGAGTCGAGGTAGATTTTCTGAAATATTTTGAACTCAAAACCAGACTCAACCTTGAGCAAGGTGGACCTGACAACCACCGCCTGGGCGTAGATGATTTTGATACTGCCACCCTCTCTTACAAGGTCGACGACCTCTGGGGCTTTGAGGATGTCGAGGTCTCTTATGGCCGCCAGAAATTTACGCTCGGAGCTGAATCCCACGAATCCTCACGCAAGATCAAAACCGTAGAGCGCTCGAATATTGGCAACTACTTTTACTCAGGAAAGCGCCCTACCGGGCTGTTAGTCTCCGCAGAGCGTTTTGGAGCAGAGTTTAGTGCCGGCATCTATAGCACCGAGGATGACAGTGACTTCATTGGCGGCTGGAATGATAGCGAGGCCTATTACGTGGGCATCGAATATGGAGGTTGGCAGGCTGACTTCCTCTACAATGAGGTAGACGTTACCGACGGAGAAGCCACTGAAGACGATATTTTCGAGTTTCGCTGGGCCAGCTCGCTGGCATATCAGTTTGAGCATGGTCGATGGGAAATCCTTTTCAATGCCTTGTATGGAGAACTGCTAGATGGCGAGGAAGTCTATGGCGCAGTCATCATGCCTTCCTATTTCCTGATTGAGGACAAGCTGGAAGCCGTGATGCGTTATCAGTATGCTGGCTCAGACGGAAACAACCTCCGCCTAACCAAACGTTATGCCCAGGAAGCTGCAGACACTCGCAAAGGTGATGAAAACCATACCATCTATGCGGGTCTGAATTACTACTTCTGCGGGCATCGCGCCAAGATTCTCACTGGCGTGGAATACGAGACGCTAGATCGAGACAACGGACAGGACGCCGATGCTGTCACCTTCTGGACAGCATTTCGTATGTACTTCTAA
- a CDS encoding NADAR family protein, protein MQPSLSVSDLIVRQQAGERLKYLFFWGHTPPADGSITKACFSQWWFAPFDIEDTLYPTAEHYMMATKARLFGDEAMLAKILTSSHPKQAKDFGRQISNFDESLWLQHRYRIVYEANLAKFSQHSKLREFILNTGNRILVEASPVDKIWGIGLAADDTNAEHPAKWKGLNLLGFALMDVRTALQK, encoded by the coding sequence ATGCAACCGTCGTTATCTGTTAGTGATCTCATCGTGCGCCAGCAGGCAGGAGAGAGACTCAAGTACCTCTTCTTCTGGGGCCACACCCCTCCAGCAGACGGAAGCATCACTAAAGCCTGCTTCAGCCAGTGGTGGTTTGCCCCCTTCGATATCGAGGACACCCTCTACCCCACAGCGGAGCATTACATGATGGCCACCAAGGCTCGACTCTTCGGAGATGAGGCCATGCTCGCCAAGATCCTCACCAGCTCCCACCCCAAGCAGGCCAAGGACTTCGGCCGACAAATTTCTAATTTCGACGAGTCTCTCTGGCTGCAGCACCGCTACCGCATCGTCTACGAGGCGAACCTCGCCAAATTCTCCCAGCACTCCAAGTTGCGGGAGTTCATTCTCAATACTGGAAACCGCATCCTCGTAGAGGCCAGCCCGGTGGACAAGATCTGGGGCATTGGCCTGGCTGCAGACGACACCAATGCCGAACATCCTGCCAAATGGAAAGGGCTCAACCTACTAGGCTTCGCCCTCATGGATGTCCGCACAGCCCTCCAGAAATAG
- a CDS encoding NAD(P)-dependent alcohol dehydrogenase → MKTIGYAAQSAGDKLEPYHFERRELRPNDVAIEILYCGVCHSDLHQVRNDWGIGLFPMVPGHEIVGKVIAVGDEVTLYKEGDKVAVGCMVDSCQECDQCHGGEEQYCREGMTPTYAGNDRITEELTQGGYSKHVVVREEFVLSIPDNLDLSRVAPLLCAGITTYSPLRTWHVGPGSRVAVIGLGGLGHMAVKLAVGMGAEVTVIGRTDSKREDAMELGADAYLISSDETAMQVAEAGFDLIIDTVPVKHDLTPYLSLLDIDGSLVIVGQIGPLDETNTMPMIFGRRRVAGSLIGGIAETQELLNFCGRKNILPECEIIKMDEINEAFDRMERSDVRYRFVIDMSSLEG, encoded by the coding sequence ATGAAAACGATTGGGTATGCGGCGCAGAGCGCCGGAGACAAGCTGGAGCCGTATCACTTTGAGCGCCGTGAACTGCGCCCGAATGATGTAGCGATCGAAATCCTCTACTGTGGTGTGTGCCACTCGGATCTGCACCAAGTGCGCAATGACTGGGGCATCGGCCTCTTCCCGATGGTGCCGGGGCATGAGATCGTGGGTAAGGTGATCGCAGTGGGTGATGAGGTGACCTTGTACAAAGAGGGGGACAAAGTGGCAGTGGGGTGCATGGTGGACTCCTGCCAGGAATGTGATCAGTGCCATGGCGGGGAGGAGCAGTACTGCCGTGAGGGCATGACGCCTACCTATGCTGGCAATGACAGAATCACCGAGGAACTCACTCAAGGCGGCTACTCCAAGCATGTGGTGGTGAGGGAAGAATTTGTGCTCTCCATCCCGGATAATCTGGATCTCTCACGCGTTGCCCCCTTGCTCTGCGCTGGCATCACCACCTACTCCCCACTTCGTACCTGGCATGTAGGGCCGGGCAGCCGGGTGGCGGTGATCGGGCTTGGCGGGCTAGGCCATATGGCCGTGAAGCTGGCCGTGGGTATGGGAGCTGAAGTCACGGTGATCGGGCGGACGGATTCCAAGCGGGAAGACGCCATGGAGCTGGGTGCAGATGCCTACCTGATTTCCTCCGATGAGACCGCGATGCAGGTGGCAGAGGCTGGATTTGACCTCATCATCGATACGGTCCCAGTAAAGCATGACCTGACTCCTTATCTTTCCCTGCTAGATATCGACGGCTCTCTGGTGATCGTCGGTCAGATCGGACCACTGGATGAGACAAATACCATGCCGATGATCTTTGGCCGCAGACGCGTAGCCGGTTCCCTGATCGGTGGCATAGCGGAGACCCAGGAGCTGCTCAACTTCTGCGGACGAAAGAATATCCTGCCTGAGTGCGAAATCATCAAGATGGATGAGATCAACGAAGCTTTCGACCGGATGGAGCGCTCCGATGTGCGCTACCGCTTCGTGATCGACATGAGTTCACTGGAGGGCTAG